The following are encoded in a window of Mycolicibacterium tusciae JS617 genomic DNA:
- a CDS encoding formate/nitrite transporter family protein yields the protein MSQTSQRELGDSNRPIEDELEDAFARMIDEGTQRLHRTWREVLATGFFGGTEVAMGVLAYLSVLHATHDHLLAGLAFSVGFLALLLGRSELFTEGFLVPVTTVAAKRASVGQLFKLWTGTLIANLVGGWVLMWLIMTAFPKLRAQTIESATHYVAAPISAETVTLTLLGGMAITLMTRMQHGTDSMVGKIAAAVAGAFLLAGLQMFHSILDSLLIFGALATGAAPFGYLSWLSWFGYTALGNVVGGLVLVTLLRLLRSKDRLQEEREEAEDAPSGHGGAAERG from the coding sequence GTGAGTCAGACGAGCCAGCGCGAGCTGGGCGACTCGAATCGTCCGATCGAGGACGAGCTCGAGGATGCTTTCGCCCGAATGATCGACGAGGGGACCCAACGTCTTCACCGGACGTGGCGCGAAGTTCTGGCGACCGGGTTCTTCGGCGGTACCGAGGTCGCGATGGGCGTGCTTGCCTACCTGTCGGTCCTGCATGCCACACACGATCACCTTCTAGCGGGATTGGCGTTCTCTGTCGGCTTCCTCGCTCTCCTGCTAGGTCGCAGCGAGCTGTTCACCGAGGGGTTCCTGGTACCGGTCACGACCGTGGCAGCCAAGCGCGCCAGCGTGGGCCAGCTGTTCAAACTATGGACGGGCACGCTGATCGCCAATCTGGTCGGTGGCTGGGTGCTGATGTGGTTGATCATGACGGCGTTCCCGAAGTTGCGCGCGCAGACCATAGAGTCCGCCACTCACTACGTCGCAGCGCCGATCTCGGCGGAGACGGTGACCCTGACGCTGCTCGGCGGGATGGCGATCACCTTGATGACCCGCATGCAGCACGGCACCGATTCGATGGTTGGCAAGATCGCTGCCGCAGTGGCCGGGGCATTCCTGCTTGCCGGATTGCAGATGTTTCACTCGATTCTGGACTCACTACTGATTTTCGGGGCGCTTGCGACGGGCGCGGCGCCCTTCGGCTACCTCAGTTGGCTCTCGTGGTTCGGCTATACCGCCCTCGGGAACGTGGTCGGCGGCCTCGTCCTTGTCACGCTTCTTCGGCTGCTGCGGAGCAAGGACCGACTTCAAGAAGAACGTGAGGAAGCCGAGGACGCGCCAAGTGGGCACGGAGGCGCTGCCGAACGAGGATGA